One Brachybacterium aquaticum genomic region harbors:
- a CDS encoding L-threonylcarbamoyladenylate synthase produces the protein MARSSHSAKYLDIHPEDPQPRLIDQAVAALEDGGLIAYPTDSCYALGCRLGDVDGLERIRRIRQVGKDHHFTLVCADFSQLGQYVLVSNPVFRLVKNSTPGPYTFILPATREVPRKMSHPKKHTVGVRIPDHRVAHALVEALGEPIVSSTLLLPGQVDPPAEGWIVQDLLDEQLDVIIDSGEVGIEPTTVVDLSGGDLVIAREGAGDVSRF, from the coding sequence ATGGCCAGATCCTCCCACTCCGCGAAGTACCTCGACATCCACCCCGAGGACCCGCAGCCGCGCCTGATCGACCAGGCCGTCGCCGCGCTCGAGGACGGGGGCCTGATCGCCTACCCCACCGACTCCTGCTACGCGCTGGGGTGCCGGCTCGGGGACGTCGACGGGCTCGAGCGGATCCGACGGATCCGCCAGGTCGGCAAGGACCACCACTTCACGCTGGTGTGCGCGGACTTCTCGCAGCTGGGCCAGTACGTGCTGGTCTCCAACCCCGTGTTCCGCCTGGTGAAGAACTCGACCCCGGGGCCGTACACCTTCATCCTCCCGGCCACCCGCGAGGTGCCGCGCAAGATGTCCCATCCCAAGAAGCACACCGTCGGCGTGCGCATCCCCGACCACCGGGTCGCCCATGCGCTGGTGGAGGCGCTCGGCGAGCCGATCGTGTCCTCGACCCTGCTGCTGCCGGGGCAGGTGGACCCGCCCGCGGAGGGCTGGATCGTCCAGGACCTGCTCGACGAGCAGCTGGACGTCATCATCGACTCCGGCGAGGTGGGCATCGAGCCGACCACGGTGGTGGACCTCTCCGGCGGCGACCTGGTGATCGCCCGCGAGGGTGCCGGCGACGTCAGCCGTTTCTGA
- the deoD gene encoding purine-nucleoside phosphorylase, translated as MSTHIGAAPGQIAPHVLMPGDPYRARWIAETFLEDPVQYNDVRGMLGYTGTYAGVRVSAQGSGMGQPSLAIYAHELFAEYDVETIVRVGTCGGLSDAVKVRDVVLGVAASTDSAMNVPRFGHVSFAPAADFTLARIAAEVAEERLVDLVAGGLFSSDQFYNPDPDIARTLAGYGVLGVEMEAAALYTLAAQHSRRALALCTVSDHLLTGEETSAQERQETFEDMIVVALESIVRLERAQNRQG; from the coding sequence ATGTCGACCCACATCGGTGCCGCTCCCGGCCAGATCGCCCCTCACGTCCTCATGCCCGGCGACCCCTACCGCGCGCGGTGGATCGCCGAGACCTTCCTCGAGGACCCCGTCCAGTACAACGACGTGCGCGGGATGCTCGGGTACACCGGCACCTACGCCGGGGTGCGCGTGTCCGCGCAGGGCTCCGGGATGGGCCAGCCGTCGCTCGCGATCTACGCGCACGAGCTGTTCGCCGAGTACGACGTGGAGACGATCGTCCGGGTCGGCACCTGCGGCGGGCTCTCGGACGCGGTGAAGGTGCGCGACGTGGTGCTCGGCGTCGCCGCCTCCACCGACTCGGCGATGAACGTGCCCCGCTTCGGGCACGTCTCCTTCGCCCCCGCGGCGGACTTCACCCTCGCGAGGATCGCCGCGGAGGTCGCCGAGGAGCGGCTGGTGGACCTGGTCGCGGGCGGGCTGTTCTCCTCCGACCAGTTCTACAACCCCGACCCGGACATCGCCCGCACCCTCGCGGGCTACGGGGTGCTCGGCGTGGAGATGGAGGCGGCGGCGCTGTACACCCTCGCCGCGCAGCACTCCCGCCGCGCGCTAGCGCTCTGCACGGTCTCGGACCACCTGCTCACCGGTGAGGAGACCAGCGCCCAGGAGCGCCAGGAGACCTTCGAGGACATGATCGTGGTGGCGCTGGAGTCGATCGTGCGCCTGGAGCGCGCCCAGAACCGGCAGGGCTGA
- a CDS encoding MFS transporter: MNAHAPSDDDSLRPAVPTDARRARWAVSLIFFLNGASFCAILPRYPELVDTIGLTNTAFGLAVGIGPIGGLLAGLFAARLMSRHGSARISVLFQLIASTSHLAIYLSGSWLWLTLALMIAQAADAITDISMNAHGMRVERRYRRSIMNSYHGWWSLGAVTGGLLGAAAAQVGLPLWAQGLIGLVVFGALAAGSFRFLLPGHDATERTPAAAPPSADAPAAASPSAASAAGIPAEPAEPAGPGRPIAGMSLRSLGLVVALGMVLVFAGSTEDAGSTWGALFMRSTFDATPFLAGMAFVALQGAQTIGRFTGDAVVDRLGDRLTARIGALVAMAGMGLTLLVPTPATAVLGFAAAGWGIATLFPAAYRAADDLPGVPHGVGITVVGWFARLGFFLTPPLVGALADALTLRYALWMVPLYALGILVFSGVLSPRRRVARD, from the coding sequence GTGAACGCTCACGCCCCATCCGACGACGACTCCCTGCGCCCCGCCGTCCCGACCGACGCGCGCCGCGCCCGCTGGGCTGTCTCGCTGATCTTCTTCCTCAACGGCGCCTCGTTCTGCGCGATCCTGCCCCGTTACCCGGAGCTGGTGGACACGATCGGGCTGACCAACACCGCCTTCGGACTCGCCGTCGGCATCGGCCCGATCGGCGGACTCCTCGCGGGCCTGTTCGCCGCCCGGCTCATGTCCCGCCACGGCTCGGCGCGGATCAGCGTGCTCTTCCAGCTGATCGCCTCCACCTCGCACCTGGCGATCTACCTCTCCGGCTCCTGGCTGTGGCTCACCCTCGCCCTGATGATCGCGCAGGCGGCCGACGCGATCACCGACATCTCCATGAACGCGCACGGCATGCGAGTGGAGCGGCGCTACCGCCGCTCGATCATGAACAGCTACCACGGCTGGTGGTCTCTCGGTGCGGTCACGGGAGGCCTGCTCGGCGCCGCCGCGGCCCAGGTCGGACTGCCGCTGTGGGCGCAGGGGCTGATCGGCCTGGTCGTCTTCGGAGCGCTCGCCGCGGGGTCCTTCCGCTTCCTGCTGCCCGGGCACGACGCCACCGAGCGCACGCCCGCCGCCGCGCCCCCATCGGCCGACGCTCCCGCCGCCGCCTCCCCGTCGGCCGCCTCCGCCGCCGGGATCCCGGCCGAGCCGGCCGAGCCGGCCGGGCCGGGCCGGCCCATCGCCGGGATGAGCCTGCGCTCGCTCGGGCTCGTGGTGGCCCTCGGCATGGTGCTCGTCTTCGCCGGGTCCACCGAGGACGCCGGCAGCACCTGGGGCGCACTGTTCATGCGCTCCACCTTCGATGCGACCCCGTTCCTGGCCGGCATGGCCTTCGTCGCCCTCCAGGGCGCGCAGACCATCGGCCGCTTCACCGGCGACGCCGTCGTGGACCGGCTTGGGGACCGCCTCACCGCCCGCATCGGCGCGCTCGTGGCGATGGCCGGCATGGGCCTCACCCTGCTGGTCCCCACCCCGGCCACCGCCGTGCTCGGCTTCGCCGCCGCCGGCTGGGGCATCGCGACCCTGTTCCCCGCGGCCTACCGCGCCGCCGACGACCTGCCCGGCGTGCCGCACGGCGTGGGCATCACGGTGGTGGGCTGGTTCGCCCGGCTCGGCTTCTTCCTCACCCCGCCGCTGGTCGGCGCCCTCGCCGACGCCCTCACCCTGCGCTACGCGCTGTGGATGGTGCCGCTGTACGCGCTGGGGATCCTCGTGTTCTCCGGGGTGCTCAGCCCCCGTCGGCGGGTCGCGCGGGACTGA
- a CDS encoding gamma-glutamyl-gamma-aminobutyrate hydrolase family protein — protein sequence MAQRTRRPLIGVTAGTRTMMSGAWAGHEAVVVNEHYVRALREAGARPVVLSPQEPWTDEELAELDGLVLTGGTDLDPAAFGEDALPTDMTPDPERDAFETALYRAARRVGVPVLGICRGLQIIVVAEGGSLHRHLPEDLPAHPLTGQAPTAVETGIDAASDLALALGTRAQVTAYHHQGIREVAGDLRVVARHDSGLALAVEAETGSGVIGVQWHPEIDGASGAAVFEVLLTAIRHRDTTASTRALV from the coding sequence ATGGCGCAGCGCACTCGTCGCCCGCTCATCGGCGTGACCGCGGGGACCCGCACCATGATGTCCGGTGCATGGGCTGGACACGAGGCCGTGGTCGTCAACGAGCACTACGTGCGCGCCCTGCGCGAGGCCGGCGCCCGCCCCGTAGTCCTCTCCCCGCAGGAGCCCTGGACCGACGAGGAGCTCGCCGAGCTCGACGGCCTGGTCCTCACCGGTGGCACCGACCTCGACCCCGCTGCCTTCGGCGAGGACGCGCTGCCCACCGACATGACCCCGGACCCCGAGCGCGACGCCTTCGAGACCGCGCTGTACCGCGCCGCCCGCCGCGTCGGCGTGCCGGTGCTCGGCATCTGCCGCGGCCTGCAGATCATCGTCGTCGCCGAGGGCGGCTCCCTGCACCGCCACCTGCCCGAGGACCTGCCCGCGCATCCGCTGACCGGCCAGGCCCCGACCGCCGTGGAGACCGGGATCGACGCGGCCAGCGACCTGGCCCTCGCCCTCGGCACCCGCGCCCAGGTCACCGCCTACCACCACCAGGGCATCCGCGAGGTCGCGGGCGACCTGCGCGTCGTCGCCCGCCACGACTCCGGGCTGGCGCTCGCGGTCGAGGCGGAGACCGGCTCCGGCGTGATCGGGGTGCAGTGGCACCCCGAGATCGACGGGGCGAGCGGCGCGGCGGTGTTCGAGGTGCTGCTCACGGCGATCCGCCACCGGGACACGACCGCGAGCACTCGTGCGCTGGTCTAG
- a CDS encoding amidase yields MTAPGAGGAGAGEPLGALDTAEALRRGDLDVRELAESALTAARTVGAEVGAYAHVLEDLTRRQADEAAAALAQARDRGGLEDLARTHPLLGVPMPIKDLTQVAGAPFEAGSAALRGNIATVTDGVAQRILDGGTLTIGKTTTPEFGMPCYTEPATGAPARTPWDLRRTAGGSSGGAAAAVVSGAVPIAHGSDGGGSVRIPAACCGIVGIKPSRGLVSPGPHGSEGMGLVTDGVLARSVRDVAAGLDLIAGPRTGDATPAPARTGSFLEDLEHGPAPAGLRIGVLREPLAAETDVHPAALAGLERAVSLLRDLGHETMEIPAPFTPEDWTAFMPLWTVGAATIPLTAEQEGQLLELTRWLRERGRTYSGVDLALALGGVQMLARRTLEAFKGLDAVLTPTLAGPPALPETLQLADGGEDFDAQRAFTPWTSTWNMLGTAAIAVPLHREVVDGVELPFGVQLGATRPGEDLLLLALAAQLEAHDPWPLVRAPHRA; encoded by the coding sequence GTGACCGCGCCGGGCGCGGGGGGAGCGGGCGCGGGGGAGCCCCTCGGCGCGCTCGACACCGCGGAGGCGCTCCGCCGCGGCGACCTCGACGTGCGGGAGCTCGCCGAGAGCGCGCTGACGGCCGCCCGCACCGTCGGCGCCGAGGTCGGCGCCTACGCCCACGTCCTGGAGGACCTGACCCGTCGGCAGGCCGACGAGGCCGCCGCCGCCCTCGCGCAGGCGCGCGACCGCGGCGGACTCGAGGACCTCGCACGGACGCATCCCCTGCTCGGCGTGCCGATGCCGATCAAGGACCTCACCCAGGTTGCCGGCGCCCCCTTCGAGGCGGGCTCCGCCGCGCTGCGCGGGAACATCGCGACCGTCACCGACGGCGTGGCCCAGAGGATCCTCGACGGCGGAACGCTCACGATCGGCAAGACCACCACCCCCGAGTTCGGCATGCCCTGCTACACCGAGCCCGCGACCGGAGCGCCCGCCCGCACTCCCTGGGACCTGCGACGCACCGCCGGCGGCTCCAGCGGCGGTGCGGCGGCCGCCGTCGTCAGCGGTGCCGTCCCGATCGCCCACGGCTCCGACGGCGGCGGTTCCGTCCGCATCCCCGCCGCGTGCTGCGGCATCGTCGGGATCAAGCCCTCCCGGGGCCTGGTCTCGCCCGGCCCTCACGGCAGCGAGGGCATGGGCCTCGTGACCGACGGGGTGCTCGCCCGCAGCGTGCGCGACGTCGCCGCCGGCCTCGACCTCATCGCAGGACCCCGTACGGGGGACGCGACCCCCGCCCCTGCCCGCACCGGCTCCTTCCTCGAGGACCTCGAGCACGGTCCAGCGCCCGCTGGGCTGCGGATCGGCGTGCTGCGCGAGCCGCTCGCCGCCGAGACCGACGTCCACCCCGCCGCCCTCGCGGGACTGGAGCGGGCCGTCTCACTGCTGCGCGACCTCGGCCACGAGACCATGGAGATCCCCGCCCCCTTCACCCCGGAGGACTGGACCGCTTTCATGCCCCTGTGGACCGTGGGCGCGGCGACCATCCCGCTCACCGCGGAGCAGGAGGGACAGCTGCTCGAGCTCACCCGCTGGCTGCGGGAGCGGGGCCGCACCTACTCCGGGGTGGACCTGGCCCTCGCACTCGGCGGCGTGCAGATGCTCGCCCGGCGCACTCTCGAGGCCTTCAAGGGCCTGGACGCCGTGCTCACCCCGACGCTCGCCGGACCTCCCGCACTGCCCGAGACCCTCCAGCTCGCCGACGGCGGCGAGGACTTCGACGCGCAGCGCGCCTTCACACCGTGGACCAGCACCTGGAACATGCTCGGCACCGCCGCGATCGCGGTGCCGCTGCACCGCGAGGTCGTCGACGGGGTGGAGCTGCCCTTCGGCGTCCAGCTCGGCGCGACCCGCCCGGGCGAGGACCTGCTGCTGCTCGCACTCGCCGCCCAGCTCGAGGCGCACGACCCCTGGCCGCTGGTGCGCGCCCCGCACCGCGCATGA
- a CDS encoding low molecular weight protein-tyrosine-phosphatase: MTYRILTVCTGNICRSPLAEYALAEAVEEAGLAGRVEVASAGTTGWEAGNPIDPRAGALLREHDIDASAHRARRMDEDELRAADLVLALDHDHVDPIRRVLGAEAAGEWLRMVRDFTPEPVPDTGIRDPWYGDESDFQLAWDQIQESVPGILDHVRAALAADETSGRRP; the protein is encoded by the coding sequence TTGACCTACCGCATCCTCACCGTCTGCACCGGCAACATCTGCCGCTCACCGCTGGCCGAGTACGCGCTGGCGGAGGCCGTGGAGGAGGCGGGGCTCGCCGGCCGCGTCGAGGTGGCCTCGGCCGGGACCACCGGCTGGGAGGCCGGCAACCCGATCGACCCGCGCGCCGGGGCACTCCTGCGCGAGCACGACATCGACGCCTCCGCCCACCGCGCCCGCCGCATGGACGAGGACGAGCTTCGCGCGGCGGACCTCGTCCTCGCGCTCGACCACGACCACGTCGACCCGATCCGGCGCGTGCTCGGCGCGGAGGCGGCGGGGGAGTGGCTGCGCATGGTGCGCGACTTCACCCCCGAGCCCGTCCCCGACACGGGCATCCGCGACCCCTGGTACGGGGACGAGAGCGACTTCCAGCTCGCCTGGGACCAGATCCAGGAGTCCGTGCCCGGCATCCTCGACCACGTGCGCGCCGCGCTCGCGGCCGACGAGACCTCCGGACGGCGCCCGTGA
- a CDS encoding RNA-binding S4 domain-containing protein — MSAAETPQGGTQGEAGPHAAGPQRTDGPHATDGPQSVRLDVWLWSARLMPTRSAATAACRGGHVRRNGEPVKAAQKVVVGDELRVRSPGRERIVVITRILTKRVGAPIAREAYEDHSPEPAPQLAAAPPRRERGTGRPTKRERRQFEQLRGREEQDPFDRQHRR, encoded by the coding sequence ATGAGCGCCGCGGAGACCCCGCAGGGCGGGACGCAAGGTGAGGCCGGGCCGCATGCCGCCGGGCCTCAGCGCACCGACGGGCCGCATGCCACCGACGGGCCGCAGTCCGTGCGTCTGGACGTGTGGCTGTGGAGCGCGCGCCTGATGCCCACCCGCTCCGCCGCCACCGCCGCCTGCCGCGGCGGTCACGTGCGGCGCAACGGCGAGCCGGTCAAGGCCGCGCAGAAGGTCGTCGTCGGCGACGAGCTGCGGGTCCGCTCGCCGGGCCGGGAGCGCATCGTCGTCATCACCCGGATCCTCACCAAGCGCGTGGGCGCCCCGATCGCGCGCGAGGCCTATGAGGACCACAGCCCCGAGCCCGCCCCGCAGCTGGCCGCCGCGCCGCCCCGCCGCGAGCGGGGCACCGGCCGGCCCACCAAGCGCGAGCGACGCCAGTTCGAGCAGCTGCGCGGCCGGGAGGAGCAGGACCCCTTCGACCGGCAGCACCGCCGCTGA
- a CDS encoding PrsW family intramembrane metalloprotease: MSQSPYPPQGGQYMPNGRPRPGAQQSAPGAPSFQAQPRYIDYGNPRAYDTSVRPTSGLTAARFAPAQIQRPDQAQPQSAWSTQTRRVQEVSQEGTKVPTVSIVVWIALIMLGFALLFVLGYFFLDFVINASSSPVWWPVTAFLAGVSLVVIAGIILLADRWDPQPIPLLLIAIFWGAAIAAFSSYWLNSLNGLIFYLIGGEGFSNFATPVISAPLVEETTKGLGLLLLMLIARRYFNGPLDGLIYGTLIGGGFAFTENILYYSRILEGLGGQGVLVLFIMRGVLNIFGHAIYTACTGIIVGFVVRKWGTVIGLLSFIPALIPGMLLHGLWNLTAGMGGGIGLMVLMYAAQALLSLLFLITIVVLIWDESRLTRVRLGDYANQGWLTHEEVDMLATWKGRREGKRWADTIGAKPVMKRFIRESADLASIRQRLLADGANPKVVQVERNLLQRLTTNRQELLSHAR, encoded by the coding sequence ATGTCACAGTCCCCGTACCCGCCGCAGGGCGGTCAGTACATGCCCAACGGACGGCCGCGCCCCGGTGCGCAGCAGTCCGCCCCGGGCGCACCGTCCTTCCAGGCCCAGCCGCGCTACATCGACTACGGCAACCCGCGGGCGTACGACACCTCGGTGCGCCCCACCTCGGGCCTGACCGCCGCGCGCTTCGCCCCCGCCCAGATCCAGCGCCCCGATCAGGCGCAGCCGCAGTCGGCCTGGTCCACGCAGACCCGCCGCGTGCAGGAGGTCTCGCAGGAGGGCACCAAGGTGCCCACGGTGAGCATCGTGGTGTGGATCGCGCTGATCATGCTCGGCTTCGCGCTGCTGTTCGTGCTGGGCTACTTCTTCCTCGACTTCGTGATCAACGCGAGCTCGAGCCCGGTGTGGTGGCCGGTGACCGCCTTCCTCGCCGGGGTGTCGCTGGTGGTGATCGCCGGGATCATCCTGCTGGCGGACCGCTGGGACCCACAGCCGATCCCTCTGCTGCTCATCGCGATCTTCTGGGGCGCGGCGATCGCGGCCTTCTCGAGCTACTGGCTGAACTCCCTGAACGGTCTGATCTTCTACCTGATCGGCGGGGAGGGCTTCTCGAACTTCGCCACCCCCGTGATCAGCGCGCCGCTGGTGGAGGAGACCACCAAGGGCCTGGGCCTGCTGCTGCTGATGCTGATCGCCCGGCGCTACTTCAACGGTCCGCTGGACGGCCTGATCTACGGCACGCTGATCGGCGGCGGCTTCGCCTTCACCGAGAACATCCTCTACTACTCGCGGATCCTCGAGGGTCTGGGCGGCCAGGGCGTGCTGGTCCTGTTCATCATGCGCGGCGTGCTGAACATCTTCGGCCATGCGATCTACACCGCCTGCACCGGCATCATCGTCGGGTTCGTGGTGCGCAAGTGGGGCACCGTCATCGGGCTGCTCTCCTTCATCCCCGCGCTGATCCCCGGCATGCTGCTGCACGGTCTCTGGAACCTCACCGCCGGCATGGGCGGAGGGATCGGGCTGATGGTCCTCATGTATGCCGCGCAAGCGCTGCTGTCGCTGCTCTTCCTGATCACGATCGTGGTGCTGATCTGGGACGAGTCGCGACTGACCCGGGTGCGCCTGGGCGACTACGCGAACCAGGGCTGGCTGACCCACGAGGAGGTCGACATGCTCGCCACCTGGAAGGGCCGCCGCGAGGGCAAGCGCTGGGCCGACACGATCGGTGCGAAGCCCGTGATGAAGCGGTTCATCCGCGAGAGCGCGGACCTCGCCTCCATCCGCCAGCGACTGCTGGCCGACGGCGCGAACCCCAAGGTGGTCCAGGTCGAGCGGAACCTGCTGCAGCGCCTGACCACGAACCGCCAGGAGCTGCTCTCCCACGCCCGCTGA
- the clpB gene encoding ATP-dependent chaperone ClpB produces the protein MEFQFTTRSQEALTAAAEKAAELGNPQISSMHLLWALAGQEDGIARAALVKAGADPRDVLRRAGQAIESLPRVSGSGASSPTFVGTAFDALEAARKEADSDGRTYLSTEHLLIGIALGKDAASRLLSGVGATPKALRDAVQTLTPGDDRMNQMDSQNPEGTFQSLEKFGVDLTEQAREGRLDPVIGRDAEIRRVVQVLSRRTKNNPVLIGEPGVGKTAVVEGLAQRIVAGDVPDSLRGKRLISLDLPSMVAGSKYRGEFEERMKAVLDEIRTSNGQIITFIDELHTVVGAGGSGDGSMDAGNMLKPMLARGELRMVGATTLDEYRENIEKDPALERRFQQVFVGEPSVEDTVTILRGLKDKYEAHHKVTITDSALVAAASLSGRYIPGRQLPDKAIDLVDEAASRQRMELDSSPEELDILRRQVDRLKMEELALAGSEDPGSLVQLESVRAQLADRTEQMNELSARWEREKAGLNLVGDLKAQLEQLRMQADRAQREGDLTAASKILYGDIPALKQQLRDAEEQEESTSGEEERPMVSDHVGPDDIADVVSSWTGIPAGRLLQGETEKLLDMENIIGKRLIGQERAVTEVSDAVRRARAGIADPDRPTGSFLFLGPTGVGKTELAKALAEFLFDDERAMIRIDMSEYGEKHTVARLVGAPPGYVGYDEGGQLTEAVRRRPYSVVLLDEIEKAHPDVFDVLLQVLDDGRLTDGQGRTVDFRSTILILTSNLGAHALQDATLGEQEKHERVMQVVRASFKPEFLNRLDDIVIFDALNREQLSRIVTLQIDEVGRRLRERRITLDVDEAATRWLADEGFDPLYGARPLKRLVQKEIGDGLARLILRGQVQDGQTVTVRLAADGDGLELTALEDSSAPEPEHGDDGSLED, from the coding sequence GTGGAGTTCCAGTTCACCACCCGCTCGCAGGAGGCGCTGACCGCTGCTGCGGAGAAGGCCGCCGAGCTCGGCAACCCGCAGATCAGCTCCATGCACCTGCTGTGGGCGCTCGCCGGCCAGGAGGACGGCATCGCCCGCGCCGCGCTCGTCAAGGCCGGTGCCGACCCCCGCGACGTGCTGCGCCGCGCCGGCCAGGCGATCGAGTCGCTGCCGCGCGTGAGTGGCTCCGGAGCCTCCTCGCCCACCTTCGTCGGCACGGCCTTCGACGCCCTCGAGGCGGCGCGCAAGGAGGCCGACTCCGACGGCCGCACGTACCTGTCCACCGAGCATCTGCTGATCGGCATCGCACTCGGCAAGGACGCGGCCTCCCGACTGCTCTCCGGCGTCGGCGCCACCCCCAAGGCCCTACGCGATGCCGTCCAGACCCTGACCCCAGGAGATGACCGTATGAACCAGATGGACTCCCAGAACCCCGAGGGCACCTTCCAGAGCCTCGAGAAGTTCGGCGTCGACCTCACCGAGCAGGCCCGTGAGGGCCGACTGGACCCGGTGATCGGCCGCGACGCCGAGATCCGCCGTGTCGTGCAGGTGCTCAGCCGCCGCACCAAGAACAACCCGGTGCTGATCGGCGAGCCGGGCGTGGGCAAGACCGCCGTCGTCGAGGGCCTCGCCCAGCGCATCGTCGCCGGGGACGTCCCCGACTCCCTGCGCGGCAAGCGTCTGATCTCGCTGGACCTCCCCTCGATGGTCGCGGGCTCCAAGTACCGCGGCGAGTTCGAGGAGCGGATGAAGGCGGTGCTGGACGAGATCCGCACCTCCAACGGGCAGATCATCACCTTCATCGACGAGCTGCACACGGTCGTCGGCGCCGGCGGGTCCGGCGACGGCTCCATGGATGCCGGCAACATGCTCAAGCCCATGCTCGCCCGCGGCGAGCTGCGCATGGTCGGCGCGACGACGCTGGACGAGTACCGCGAGAACATCGAGAAGGATCCCGCTCTCGAGCGGCGCTTCCAGCAGGTGTTCGTCGGCGAACCGAGCGTCGAGGACACGGTGACGATCCTGCGCGGCCTGAAGGACAAGTACGAGGCCCACCACAAGGTCACCATCACCGACTCGGCCCTGGTCGCCGCCGCGAGCCTGTCCGGCCGGTACATCCCCGGCCGACAGCTGCCCGACAAGGCGATCGACCTGGTCGACGAGGCCGCGTCCCGTCAGCGCATGGAGCTGGACTCGTCCCCGGAGGAGCTGGACATCCTGCGCCGCCAGGTGGACCGGCTGAAGATGGAGGAGCTGGCCCTGGCGGGCAGCGAGGACCCGGGCAGCCTCGTGCAGCTGGAGTCGGTGCGCGCGCAGCTCGCGGACCGCACCGAGCAGATGAACGAGCTCTCGGCCCGGTGGGAGCGCGAGAAGGCGGGGCTGAACCTCGTCGGCGACCTCAAGGCCCAGCTCGAGCAGCTGCGCATGCAGGCCGACCGCGCCCAGCGCGAGGGCGACCTGACGGCCGCCTCGAAGATCCTCTACGGCGACATCCCCGCCCTGAAGCAGCAGCTGCGCGACGCCGAGGAGCAGGAGGAGAGCACCTCCGGCGAGGAGGAGCGGCCGATGGTCTCCGACCACGTCGGCCCCGACGACATCGCCGATGTCGTCTCCTCCTGGACCGGCATCCCCGCCGGTCGCCTGCTCCAGGGCGAGACCGAGAAGCTGCTGGACATGGAGAACATCATCGGCAAGCGCCTGATCGGTCAGGAGCGGGCCGTGACCGAGGTGTCCGACGCGGTGCGTCGGGCGAGGGCCGGGATCGCCGATCCCGATCGGCCGACAGGCTCGTTCCTGTTCCTGGGGCCGACGGGCGTGGGCAAGACCGAGCTCGCCAAGGCGCTCGCCGAGTTCCTCTTCGACGACGAGCGGGCGATGATCCGCATCGACATGTCGGAATACGGCGAGAAGCACACCGTCGCACGTCTGGTCGGCGCCCCTCCGGGGTACGTCGGCTACGACGAGGGCGGCCAGCTCACCGAGGCCGTGCGGCGACGCCCGTACTCCGTGGTGCTGCTCGACGAGATCGAGAAGGCGCACCCGGACGTGTTCGACGTGCTGCTACAGGTGCTGGACGACGGCCGCCTGACCGACGGCCAGGGCCGGACGGTGGACTTCCGCTCCACCATCCTGATCCTCACCTCGAACCTCGGCGCGCATGCGCTGCAGGACGCGACGCTCGGCGAGCAGGAGAAGCACGAGCGGGTCATGCAGGTGGTGCGGGCCTCCTTCAAGCCGGAGTTCCTGAACCGCCTGGACGACATCGTCATCTTCGATGCCCTGAACCGTGAGCAGCTCTCCCGCATCGTCACCCTCCAGATCGACGAGGTGGGGCGGCGCCTGCGCGAGCGGCGCATCACCCTGGACGTCGACGAGGCGGCGACGCGCTGGCTGGCCGACGAGGGCTTCGACCCGCTGTACGGGGCGCGCCCGCTGAAGCGCCTGGTGCAGAAGGAGATCGGCGACGGCCTGGCCCGTCTGATCCTGCGCGGTCAGGTGCAGGACGGCCAGACGGTCACCGTGCGCCTCGCGGCGGACGGCGACGGGCTCGAGCTCACCGCGCTCGAGGACTCGTCCGCCCCTGAGCCGGAGCACGGCGACGACGGCTCGCTGGAGGACTGA
- a CDS encoding GNAT family N-acetyltransferase — protein MDETSAGPDAVRLVHDDDRDRYAAYEDETVVAVLAHEDEGDVRDLRSTVVAPDRSGRGIGSAIVRFALEDIRAKGMRVRPTCWFVRGFIERHPEYADLLETDR, from the coding sequence ATGGATGAGACCTCCGCCGGACCGGACGCGGTGCGCCTGGTCCACGACGACGACCGCGACCGCTACGCCGCCTACGAGGACGAGACCGTCGTCGCCGTCCTGGCCCATGAGGACGAGGGCGACGTGCGCGATCTGCGCTCCACCGTGGTCGCCCCGGACCGCTCCGGGCGCGGCATCGGCTCCGCCATCGTCCGCTTCGCGCTGGAGGACATCCGCGCCAAGGGGATGCGCGTCCGCCCGACCTGCTGGTTCGTGCGCGGATTCATCGAGCGCCATCCCGAGTACGCCGACCTGCTGGAGACCGACCGTTGA
- a CDS encoding DUF952 domain-containing protein: protein MPAPLIWHITELAAWEAAVPAGVYTRATRGKDLADEGFLHASWPEQVSKVAKRIYPDRPSDLVILEIDVARVEAAGIAVDIEADRDGKGRGYPHIMGPLPVSAVVRLRRTKWIGREFVVVA, encoded by the coding sequence ATGCCCGCGCCCCTGATCTGGCACATCACCGAGCTGGCCGCCTGGGAGGCGGCCGTCCCGGCGGGCGTCTACACCCGCGCGACCCGCGGGAAGGACCTGGCCGATGAGGGCTTCCTCCACGCCTCCTGGCCCGAGCAGGTCTCCAAGGTCGCCAAGCGCATCTACCCCGACCGCCCCTCGGACCTCGTGATCCTCGAGATCGACGTGGCCCGGGTCGAGGCGGCCGGCATCGCGGTGGACATCGAGGCGGACCGCGACGGGAAGGGCCGCGGGTACCCGCACATCATGGGTCCGCTGCCGGTCAGCGCCGTGGTGCGCCTGCGCCGCACCAAGTGGATCGGCCGGGAGTTCGTCGTCGTCGCCTGA